In one Musa acuminata AAA Group cultivar baxijiao chromosome BXJ2-5, Cavendish_Baxijiao_AAA, whole genome shotgun sequence genomic region, the following are encoded:
- the LOC103974561 gene encoding triacylglycerol lipase 2-like, whose protein sequence is MAFHSWLLVITFVLSMGFHCELAGARGHRQLLQSLEATNDGVCTAVVSPQGYECQEYEVKTQDGYILTMHRIPQGRGGGSPGKRQPVLLQHGLLMDGSTWLLNPPQQSLAFVLADNGFDVWITHGRGTRWSRRHESLDASNPAYWAWSWDELASYDLPATVGFVFQQTGQKLHYVGHSMGTLTALAAFSEGKLVDMIKSAALLSPVAYLTYMATPIGAAAASAFSGEMLGALGVAEYNPKGPVGTHFMESVCAMPEVNCYDFMASFTGPNCCLNYSSVDIFLKYELQPTSVRTLVHFSQTFRRGVIAKYDYESSMANMAAYGESSPPEYHMSNIPHDLPLLLSYGGGDMLSDVTDVQLLLNDLSNHDADKLVAQLVKEYAHMDFVMAVNAKQLVYDGLIAFFNKHS, encoded by the exons ATGGCATTCCACAGCTGGCTTCTCGTCATCACCTTCGTCCTCTCCATGGGCTTCCATTGCGAGCTGGCCGGAGCTCGCGGACACCGGCAGCTGCTGCAAAGCCTCGAAGCTACAAATGATGGGGTGTGCACCGCCGTCGTGAGCCCTCAGGGTTACGAGTGCCAAGAATATGAG GTGAAGACGCAAGATGGGTACATACTGACCATGCACAGGATCCcacaaggaagaggaggcggcagCCCGGGGAAGAGGCAGCCCGTGCTGCTGCAACATGGACTCCTCATG GACGGGTCGACGTGGCTACTGAATCCACCTCAACAATCACTGGCTTTCGTACTTGCAGACAACGGATTCGATGTATGGATTACACACGGCAGGGGCACCAGGTGGAGCCGTCGCCATGAGTCTCTCGATGCATCAAACCCG GCTTATTGGGCGTGGTCATGGGATGAGTTGGCCAGCTATGATTTGCCTGCTACTGTGGGCTTTGTATTCCAGCAAACTGGGCAGAAGCTGCACTACGTTGGTCACTCCATG GGAACTCTGACAGCTCTAGCAGCATTCTCTGAAGGGAAGCTGGTGGATATGATCAAGTCAGCTGCCCTTTTGAGTCCGGTGGCCTATCTGACTTACATGGCAACTCCAATCGGAGCAGCTGCAGCCAGCGCATTCTCAGGAGAA ATGTTGGGAGCGCTTGGAGTGGCAGAATATAATCCTAAAGG GCCAGTTGGAACCCATTTTATGGAGTCCGTCTGCGCCATGCCGGAGGTGAACTGCTACGACTTTATGGCATCATTCACAG GGCCAAACTGTTGCCTTAATTACTCCAGTGTTGACATCTTCTTGAAGTATGAACTCCAGCCTACATCTGTGAGGACACTCGTCCATTTTTCACAGA CATTCAGACGTGGAGTGATAGCAAAATACGACTACGAGAGCAGTATGGCCAACATGGCTGCGTATGGGGAGAGCAGCCCACCCGAATACCACATGTCCAACATTCCACACGACCTGCCGCTGCTGCTCAGCTACGGCGGCGGGGACATGCTGTCGGACGTGACGGACGTGCAGCTGCTGTTGAACGATCTCAGCAACCATGACGCCGACAAGCTCGTGGCTCAGCTGGTGAAGGAGTACGCACATATGGACTTCGTGATGGCGGTGAATGCCAAGCAGCTCGTCTACGACGGCCTCATCGCATTCTTCAACAAACACAGTTGA
- the LOC135611574 gene encoding protein COFACTOR ASSEMBLY OF COMPLEX C SUBUNIT B CCB2, chloroplastic-like codes for MASGCAVSVAGGSKWLLQFKSQDAREGLAISRLPPLRPSTSLPPSLLLRLARTPDRCRLFTVAAQDSNPRQQQLQELDVSVLRFTFGIPGLDESYLPRYIGIAFGFLIILNHVFSASPATPAQLRTEALGMCLAAFSTALPYLFRPKFYVENPCSKLYNLNGVDLQFTFSKRFDESVSDTSQPQAGV; via the exons ATGGCGAGCGGGTGCGCGGTGTCGGTCGCCGGCGGCTCCAAGTGGTTGCTCCAATTCAAGAGCCAGGATGCTCGCGAAGGCCTCGCCATTAGCCGCTTGCCGCCTCTTCGTCCGTCGACAAGCCTTCCTCCCTCCCTACTCCTCCGCCTCGCGAGAACCCCAGACCGCTGCCGCCTCTTCACTGTCGCAGCCCAAGATTCCAACCCTCGGCAGCAGCAGCTGCAAGAGCTCGACGTTTCCGTCCTCCGCTTCACTTTTG GGATTCCGGGTCTTGATGAGTCCTACCTTCCGAGGTACATTGGAATCGCCTTCGGATTCCTAATCATACTCAACCACGTCTTTTCCGCCTCCCCCGCTACTCCCGCTCAGCTG AGGACCGAGGCTCTTGGGATGTGTTTGGCCGCCTTCTCGACCGCCCTCCCTTATctt tttcggcccaaattttatgtggagaatccttgcagcaaactttacaatcttaatggtgttgatctacagtttaccttcTCTAAG